Genomic DNA from Selenomonas sp. oral taxon 126:
GAAGCCGGATTGAAAGCTGTTCAGGCGGGAGCAGATATCGTATTGGTCTGTCACGAACACGCCCATGCCGAAGATGCCTATATGGGAATTTACAACGCCTTACAGGACGGACAAATTAGCGAAGAACGGATTAACGAATCTGTAAGGAGAATTATTAAAGCAAAGCTGACTCACGGTTTAAGGCCATGAATCGAGAGTATGTACGACGTTATAGGCTGTGTTAGTAAAGCGGTGTTTTGATTTTTATAATGGCCATAGACGATGGTAGAATTTTCTGTGGAGGCAGGTCATATGGATTTAGCTGCGTATAGCCAGAAGAAGCGACAGCTTACGTTGGATTTGCAAAAGTTGCGGACGGTATCAAAGGAGTTGGCGTTGAGCAATTTAATGCACGACTTGACGAAATATCTGTCCTCTCTCTCGGATGAACATTTCGAACTGGTGGTAGTCGGTGAGTTTTCACGAGGAAAGTCCACTTTTGTCAATGCGATGTTGGGGCGTCGTATACTTCCTTCAAGCAAGAAGCCGACCACGGCGATTATAAGTAAAATTGTTTATGAAGATACGCCGACATATACATTGTTTTACAAAGATGGCAGCAGAAAAGGTCTTACGGAAGAGGATTTCCTTAAGATAACTGCGCCCCGAGAGGGGAGCCTGATGGATAAGATTCGTTCTTTTGCCTCCAAAAAGGATCAGGACGAACTTGATAAGATCAGCTATGCCGAAGTAGGCTATCCTTTGAGCTTCTGTCGCGAAAACGTCGAGGTTGTTGATACGCCGGGAACGAACGATTTGAATGTAGGTAGAATTGAAATCACTTACGGCTATATCAACAAGGCAGATGCTATCATCATGCTGTTATCTGCTACGCAGGCAATGTCGCAATCGGAATCAGATTTTTTGAGAGAACGAATCTTGGGAAACCAGATTCGTGATATATTTTTCGTCATCAGCTACAAAGACCAACTTCACAGCAAAGATGAAGAACAAAGAGTGATAAAGTTTGTGAGCGATGCCATCTACAAGATTGCTCCTGAACTTGGAGACAGTTTGCATATCCATCTTTTGTCAAGCAAGCAGGCACTCGTGTATCGCCGTTTGGAAAATGGCGAGGTGCTAAAACCGAATGTGGTAGCACAAAAGCCAGATACTTTGGAGGAAACAGGTCTCCCTGAATTTGAAGATGCCCTCGGAACCTTCCTGTCAGAGGAGAAGGGGCGTATCAAACTTGCCAAGTATATCAACTACGGTGTGCAAACTGCCGGAAAAATACAAAAGGATATTGATGTTCGCTTGGAAATGGCAAAGCACTCTGCCGATGATATTCGTCAGCAAGCAGCTAAATTGGAGCCGAAATTCCTGCATGCAAAACAAGAGGTCGAGCGAGCCGTCGTACGAATGAGGAGAAATCTGCAGCAGTTGCATGGTGATATAGAATCGGCTTGCAACGAATCTAAAAATGATATGTATAATATCATAGCTAGAACGGTCGAAAGATATCATGGCGAGATCAATGAAAAAGAACTAAATACGAGCCTTGGTCGTGAAATGACACAGAATCAAAAAAAACTGATAGATTGTCTGCAGTCCGTACAAAAAAACTGTTTTGACACTGAACAACGCAAGATGAGAGATACACTCTCACGGATATGGAAGGATGTTGATTTAGGCTATCAGAGCGGGTTTAATCTGCCGGCTAAAATCGTGCAGGAAAATATCAGCATCCATGTTGATGTACCCTCCGGTGAGAACGGCTCAGATACTTTTGGCAATATATCACTTGGCATAGCGGCACTGGGACTGATTGTCGGAGCGGCTCCGCTGGGGGTTCTATTCTATGGAGCACTTGGCTTTTTATCTAAAAGTGGTATATTCGGCAAGCGCGAAGATCCCAGTGAAAAAGTCAAACGTGAGCTGCGCAAGCAGTGTGACAAAAATTATGAGATGATTCAAGGAAAATTGGTGGATTCATATGAGAAACAAGTGAAATCTTTTCTTGATTCGATAGAGGCTTCTGCTAACGGAAGAGTTGAGGATATGCGCGCTCAGCTGAATTCTGTTATTGCCATGAAACAGTCCCAAGAGGCTGATGCCAAACAGCAGCTTGAAAAACTGAGGCAGCAGCAGGAGTATGTTGGCGGTGTGTGCCGCCATATGCAGACTATTTTGACGAGGTGAACGGCTCATGGAAATCACAGCAGGAAAGCAACAGTTGTGTGATATTGCAAATCTTTTGATCGAGCGTGACTATGTAAAAAACAGGGCGCAGATTCTGCATGAGGTTCATTCGCTCATGTCAGATATCAATCGTGATTTTTACACAGTGGTCGTTCTGGGAGAATTCAAACGTGGAAAGTCAACCTTTGTCAACGCGCTCTTGGGTGAGCCGCTTCTGCCGATGGACATATTACCCGAAACCGCTGTTATTAGTGCGCTTATGTATGACGATCAGCCTCGTCTTAGCGTGGTATATTCGAATGGGACAGAAGAGGCAGGGGAACTGTCACGAGATTATTTGCAAAAATTTTCAGCGCAGACAGCGGCTCAATCCGATTTGGCATCCATTCGTTATATTAAAATTGGCTACCCGATCAATATATTGAAAAACCGAGTGGTATTGGTTGACACACCGGGCGTTTCGGATCTGAATCAACAACGCAGTGATGTCACATATCAGTTTCTGCCATGTGCCAATACGGTTATTTTCCTGCTGGATGCCAACTCACCATTGAAAAAGTCCGAAAAAGATTTCATCGAACAGCAGCTTGTGCCTTTGGGCATAACAGACATCATGTTCCTTGTCAATAAATATGACTGTGTGGATGAGGAAGAGGACGAAGATCTGTTGGATGAACTTCATGAGCGATTGTCCAATGCATTTTGCGTGGGAAAACCTAACGCACTCTTGGATCACATTGATATCTTTCCCTTTTCGGCAAAGCAGGCACTGGAAGCATCACAAAATGATGACGCTCAACTAATGGCTATATCAGGGCTGCCAAGAGTCCAGGAGCGATTGCAGGAACTCTTGACCGAAGGGCATATGGAGCAAACAAAAGTCAATGCCCATCGAAAACGTCTGTATTTTCTCATCGACAGGCTGATGCGTGACATGGACAGCAGCAAATTAATGAAGCAGGTTGATGCCGATACACTGCAGCAGTACTGCGACAAGCTGGATGCCATGCTTGCGGAACGAGAGCATAAAAAGCACAATATACGGGATTACACAGAACGTGGAAAGGAAAGTATTTATGAAATAGCAGATAAATCGCTTTCGTTCTTTCAAGACAAGCTCTCAGAAGAGGTGTGTGATAATATAGAAGCTTTTCGGGGGACTGATTTCAAGGACTATGTGGAACAAAACATCCCGCGCATAGTTAAAAAAAATATGGAGCGCTGGATCGGCCTGTATGGACCACATCTTGATGAAGCCCTGTCTGCCCTAGAGAACGAGCTGGCACGCGGGCTTAGCTACTATTTCAATCAGCAAGTGAGGCTTGTAGCAGAGGGGGCTGGTGGACTTAAGTCCTCAAAAGCAGTTTTCAGTCTGGAAGCAAGAGACATCTCTAATGTCAACCTACAGGCAGGGGCGATTGCAGCGGTAGGGAGTCTAGGACTTCTTGCGATTGTTGGTGGCGTTGCGATGCCCTTGGTAAGTTTGGCTGCATTGCCCTTCCTTCGAGAAAAAATGCTGAAGGAAAAACTTGCTGCAGCGAAAGAAGAGGCGATACCGGCTGCGAAAGCACAAATTGTAAGAGCAATTGGATTGCTACGTCAAGAAGTTCACAAATATATTGATCAACGAACAGAAAATATTATTTCAAACACGGAGTATGCGTATGAGCATATTTTGCTGAAGATGCGGCAGGATGCTGAAAAAGAGGTTTTGCTGAAGCAAGAGGCCAGGTCTGAGGCTCAGCAGGAAATAAGGATGTTGACACAGGGGATGGAAGAAATTGTGAAATGGAAAGAGCAATTGTTAAGGAATCGCTGATAAAATGAAGTTCGTCAGATTGGTGCTGAATTTATCAGTGCTTCCTTAAAATGTGAATCGTATGAGGAGGAGAGAACATGAGTCTTTTTACGGATTTTGATGCGTCCTATGGAGCTGGTTGCTACTCAGGCATCCCCTCTGGTGATGGCGGTACGGATGTCTTTCATGACGGTTCCGTTGTCGATCGTATTCATCACAAGATGGGCGCAAATTTCGAGGAAGGCAACTTCGTTATTCGTACCGCAAATCAGGTAGGTGGCGTTGATACCATTGTCAATGGGCATTTGGAATCACATACGCAAACAAACATGATGGGCGGTACGGATGTGTACCATGACGGCTATCTTACAGAGACAAGCATCCCTAATACTTTAGGTGGGGAGAATATCTACGGTGAGGATATGCATATGAAGGGGATAACGATTCCTAATGCGCTCGGCAGTGAAGATTATCTGTCTTGGGGAGGAAACGAAAACTCCATTATGGAATACGATGACCCGTTGCAGCATGCATCGAAATTAAGATTACGGGCGTTTGATGCAGGAATGTAGCTATCAGTATAGGTTGATGTTTAGAGTCGACACACAGAGTCCCATGACTCACTTTTATGGAATCGCTGATAAAATGAAGTCCGTTAGATTGGCGTAGATTTTTTCGTCCGATTGAGGAGGAAAACTGGACGTATAGCAGAGGCTCTGTGGAGGATTTGCCGACAAAAAGCGGGCAAAAAAGATGTGTCAAGATGTCGGTGCTGAATTTATCAGTGCTTTCTTATATTTTGTGTTCAGTTTTTGTTGGCATGGGTGTGTAAAACCCCGACAGAGGGGGGCATTGTTGGATTGTATCAAAATTGCTGGTAAGACGGATATGTTTCAAAGCGTTGCAACGATATATGTCGATGAAGTGTCAGAACCTGTCATAAAAGAAAAACATCTGCGTTTGGTATAATCCTTTCGGAGCAAACGAAGAGCCTGTCAAGAAAAATACTTGACAGGCTCTTCGTTTGCCGTTATAATCGCAGAAGTGTTTTGAATGGGTGATGTGCATGGAGCGGCTTTACGAGCTTGCGCGGCTGTATGACCTCTACGGGGGGCTGCTGCGTGAGAAGCAGCGCGAATGTCTGCGTCTGCACATCGCAGAGGATTTCTCGCTCGCGGAGATCGGCGGGGAACTGGGCATTACGCGTCAGGCGGCGCACGACAATATTCGCCGCGCAGAGCGGGCGCTCGCCGAGATGGAGGAGGCGCTGGGGCTGTGCGCGCGTCAGGAGGCGCAGGAGCGTGCGCTCGCCGCGATCTGCGCGGAGTTGAACGCGCTCGAGGAGCCGATCACGTGCGCGCAGGTGCGCGCGATTGCGGAAAAGTTCGAACCGTATATGGAAATAGATGGAAAGGAGGCGGGAGAATGATCTTTGAGAATCTGTCCGACCGTTTGCAGGGCATTTTCAAAAAGCTGCGCGGACATGGCAAGCTGACCGAGGACGATGTGAACGATGCCATGCGCGAGGTGCGTATGGCGCTCCTCGAAGCGGATGTCAATTTCAAGGTCGTCAAGGACTTCGTCAAGCGTGTGAAGGAGCGTGCCGTCGGGCAGGAAGTCCTCGACACGCTCACGGCGGCACAGGCGGTCATCAAGATCGTCGACGAGGAACTGACCGCGCTGATGGGCGGCACGGAGAGTCGCCTCAACATCAGCCCAAACCCGCCGACCGTCATCATGCTCGTGGGTCTTCAGGGCTCGGGTAAGACGACCTCGGCGGGCAAGCTCGCCCTCATGCTGAAGAAGCAGGGCAAGCGCCCGCTCCTCGTGGCGGACGACATCTACCGTCCCGCCGCAATCAAGCAGCTCGAAGTGATCGGCGAAAAGGTCGAAGTCCCCGTCTTCTCGCAGGGGCAGGAGGACGCCGTCGCCATCGCGCGTGCGGCGATTGCACACTCCGCGTCGCACGCAAACGATGTCGTCATCATCGACACGGCGGGACGCCTGCAGATCGACGAGACGCTCATGCAGGAGCTGCGTGACATCAAGGCGGCGGTAAAGCCGCATGAGATCCTGCTCGTCGTCGACGCGATGACGGGTCAGGAGGCAGTCAATGTCGCGCAGTCCTTCGACGAATCGCTCGGACTCGACGGCGTCATCATGACGAAGCTCGACGGCGATGCACGCGGCGGCGCGGCACTCTCGATCAAGGCTGTCACGGGCTGCCCCGTGAAGTTCGTCGGTATGGGCGAGAAGCTCGACCCACTCGAGGTGTTCCACCCCGACCGCATGGCGTCGCGCATCCTCGGCATGGGCGACGTGCTCTCGCTCGTCGAGAAGGCGCAGGAGAATTTCGACCTCGAAAATGCGAAGAAGATGGAGGCGAAACTTCGCCGCAACGACTTCACGCTCGACGATTTCCTTGACCAGCTGCAGCAGGTGAAAAAACTCGGATCGCTGAACAGTATTCTCGGCATGATTCCGGGGATGGGCGGTCTCAAGAAGAAGCTCGGCGATCAGGAGTTTGACCTCGACGGCAAGGAAATGCGCCAGCTCGAGGCAATCATCCGCGCGATGACGCCAAAGGAGCGTGCGGACATCACGATTATCAACGGCAGCCGCCGCAAGCGCATCGCTGCGGGCAGTGGAACGCGCGTGCAGGACGTGAACAAGCTCCTCAAGCAGTTCGGCGAGATGCGCAAGATGATGAAGAAGATGAAAAAGATGAAGGGCAAGGGCGGAATGCCCTCCATGCCGTCACTCGGCGGTATGGGGCTTCCGAAGATGCCATTCTTCAAATAATATAGGAAGCACTGATAAATTCAGCCCATTATCTTGGCGCATTCTTTTCGCCCTGCCTGTGTCAACAAATCCTCCATATAGCTTTGGCTATGCGTCCGGTTTGTTTCCTTGGCAGGACAAAAATTCTGCACCAATCTGACAGACTTCATTTTATCAGCGATTCCTATACAACGAAAGGTGGTGAAAATATGGCAGTCAAGATTCGTTTGAACCGCATGGGTGCGAAGAAGAACCCCTTCTACCGCATCGTGGTCGCCGACTCGCGCGCACCGCGTGATGGTCGATTCATCGAGATCCTTGGAAACTACGATCCGTCGAAGCAGCCCGCTGTCGTCAGCATTGACGAGGATAAGGCAATCGACTGGATGAAGAAGGGCGCACAGCCGACCGACACGGTCAGGAACATCCTGAGCAAGAACGGCACAATGGCAAAATTTGCCGAGGCAAAGCGTCAGAAGGACTGAAATACAGCCGCTGCAAGAGATTCCGTCATTCCGATGAGGGGATCTCTTCCAGTGTGCGTATTGCGATGAGGAGAGACGAACGGCGTGAAAGAGATAGTCGAGGTTATCGCAAAATCATTGGTCGACCATCCGGAAGCTGTCGTCGTTGACGAAACGCAGGATGATCAGGAGATCGTATTGAGACTTCGCGTGGCGGAGGATGACATGGGCAAGGTCATCGGCAAGCAGGGGCGCATTGCAAAGGCGCTCCGCAGCGTTGTCAAGGCCGCTGCAACGAAGGAGAATAAGAGGGCGACGGTCGAGATCGGCTGAGCCCCGTGAGGGAGCCTTTTGGCAGTCCCTCGAAACGGCGCGCGTCTCAGACGGTCGCCGTTTTTGTATAAGGAGAGATCAGAGTGGATTCTATTTCAATCAAGGTGCCTGTCACCGTCAAGGCAAAGCTGACTGAGAAGCTGCGCGCGAAGATGCTCAAGGAGATGGAGGAAGGTCTCAGCCGCGCAGAGCTTGAGATTCAGCAGCTCGGCATTCAGGAGAAGCGCGTCATGCAGGAGGCGGAGCAGGGTGAGCTGACGCCGCAGGCGATCCAGCACATCAATACGATCCGTCAGGAGCGTCAGCGCCGCATTGACTACATCGAGGAGACGCGTGCACATCAGGAGGAATTGCAGAAATTCGTCGAGGGTGCGGAGATCGTGCAGGGCACGCTCGAGCGTCAGGTCGAGGCGAAGGTCGGCGACGATATGCGCGAGCTCATGAACGTCGAGATTCTGGTGGAAGATGACAAGATTATCGCCATCCGTTCCTGACGGGCGCATCGTCATCGGGCGCGTCGGCGCGGCGCACGGGATTCAGGGCGACCTGCGGATCATCCCGCTGACGGATTTTCCCGAGCGTTTCGACGCACTGCGCGAGGTCATGGTGGGCGACGAACTGCTCCATGTCGAGCGCGTGAAGCCGCAGGGGAAGAACATCCTCATGCGCTTCCGTGAGTACGCTGTCCGCGAGGAGGCGCAGAAGCTTACGGGGCGGCTGCTCACGGTCGCGCGCGCGGATGCCGCACCGCTCGATGAAGGTGAATACTACGTCTTTGACATCGTTGGGCTTACGGTCTGCGATGAAGAGAATAACGAGCTAGGTACAGTCGAGAACGTCATCCGCACGGGCAGCAACGATGTCTATGCCGTGCGTGCGGAGGACGGGCGCGAGATATTGATTCCCGCGCTGCGCACGGCGGTGCTGGCGATTGATGTGCCGGGCGGACGCATGACGGTGCGGCTGCCGGAGTGAGCGGATGGGGAGACTTTCTCTCCCTCCGCTTTTTTGTGCGCCGTTTCATCGTACTGCCTTTGCGGAAATCAGCCTCTCGTGTTATAATGTATCAAAAGGTTTTGGTTCTTTTACTAAAGGGGACGGAATATGCTCACCTGTATATCGCATTCGCCCGAGGAGACCGCGCATCTGGCGAGTACCATCGGTAAAATCATCCACGAGGGCACGGTCATCTGCCTCGATGGAGAACTTGGGGTGGGCAAGACACTCTTTGTACGGGCGCTCGCGCGTACGCTCGGCGTGGAGAGCGATGTGACGAGCCCGACGTTCAACCTCATGAATATCTACGAGGCGGCGTGCCCCATTGTGCATTTCGACCTCTATCGCATCGAGTCCGAGGAGGAACTCGAGGACATCGGCTTCTATGAGTATGTGGACGCGACCGAGGGCATTGTGCTGATCGAGTGGGCGGAGAAATTCCCTGAGGCACTGCCCGAGGATCGGCTCGAGGTGCGCATTGATGCGCTTGATGGAGAGGAGCGGCAGTTCATCTTTGCCGCAGAGGGGGAGAAGAGCACGGCGCTCTTGGAGGAGTTGAACGAGATTGTCGATCCTGAGCATTGATACCTCCTCGCAGGTCTCGAGTGTCGCCGTCCTCTCAGCGGAGCGCGTCGCGGCAGAGCTGAGCATGCAGGGCGCGCTGACACACTCCGAGACCCTCATGCCGCACATTGGGATGGCGCTCGAGATGGCGCGCGTGAAAAAGGAAGAACTCGATGGCATCGCCGTCAGCATCGGCCCCGGTTCGTTCACGGGGCTCAGAATCGGGCTTGCGGCGGCAAAGATGATGGCGTATGCCCTACACATCCCACTGATCGCAGTACCGACACTCGAGGCGCTTGCCCATCACACGATCTGTGAGGGTGTGCGCCTCGTTCCCATGATGGACGCGCAGAAGGGCAATGTCTACGCGCAGGAATTTGCTTGGGAGGCGGGAGCAGAGGGGCTGACGCTGCGCGAAGTGCATCCGCTTGTGATCCTGCCGCTCTCGGAGGTGCTCGCGGGGCTTGCGGAATCGCAGCAGCCCGTCCTCCTCCTCGGGGATGCCATGCAGAAGAAAACATTGACGCCGCTGCCGAGAGGCGTGCGTATTGCGCCGATTCATGCGCGTATGCCGCGTGCTGCCTGTGTGGGGCTCGCGGCGCTTACGCGTCTTGCTCGCGGGGCGGTGGATGATCCCGTCACCATCGCGCCGCTCTATCTGCGCCGCAGCGAGGCAGAGGTGTTGTGGGAGAAGCGGCACGGTACGGAGGGCGCGCCGTGATTTCCTTTCGTCCCCTGCGGGCGGAGGATGCGGAGGCGGTGGCGCGCATCGAGCGCGAGAGCTTTCCGACGCCGTGGTCGCGCGAGGACTTCTGGCGTGAGGCTTCGAATGACTTTGCCTGCTATATCGTTGCGCTCGAGGATGCGGAGATCATCGGCTTTGGCG
This window encodes:
- a CDS encoding dynamin family protein; amino-acid sequence: MDLAAYSQKKRQLTLDLQKLRTVSKELALSNLMHDLTKYLSSLSDEHFELVVVGEFSRGKSTFVNAMLGRRILPSSKKPTTAIISKIVYEDTPTYTLFYKDGSRKGLTEEDFLKITAPREGSLMDKIRSFASKKDQDELDKISYAEVGYPLSFCRENVEVVDTPGTNDLNVGRIEITYGYINKADAIIMLLSATQAMSQSESDFLRERILGNQIRDIFFVISYKDQLHSKDEEQRVIKFVSDAIYKIAPELGDSLHIHLLSSKQALVYRRLENGEVLKPNVVAQKPDTLEETGLPEFEDALGTFLSEEKGRIKLAKYINYGVQTAGKIQKDIDVRLEMAKHSADDIRQQAAKLEPKFLHAKQEVERAVVRMRRNLQQLHGDIESACNESKNDMYNIIARTVERYHGEINEKELNTSLGREMTQNQKKLIDCLQSVQKNCFDTEQRKMRDTLSRIWKDVDLGYQSGFNLPAKIVQENISIHVDVPSGENGSDTFGNISLGIAALGLIVGAAPLGVLFYGALGFLSKSGIFGKREDPSEKVKRELRKQCDKNYEMIQGKLVDSYEKQVKSFLDSIEASANGRVEDMRAQLNSVIAMKQSQEADAKQQLEKLRQQQEYVGGVCRHMQTILTR
- a CDS encoding dynamin family protein encodes the protein MEITAGKQQLCDIANLLIERDYVKNRAQILHEVHSLMSDINRDFYTVVVLGEFKRGKSTFVNALLGEPLLPMDILPETAVISALMYDDQPRLSVVYSNGTEEAGELSRDYLQKFSAQTAAQSDLASIRYIKIGYPINILKNRVVLVDTPGVSDLNQQRSDVTYQFLPCANTVIFLLDANSPLKKSEKDFIEQQLVPLGITDIMFLVNKYDCVDEEEDEDLLDELHERLSNAFCVGKPNALLDHIDIFPFSAKQALEASQNDDAQLMAISGLPRVQERLQELLTEGHMEQTKVNAHRKRLYFLIDRLMRDMDSSKLMKQVDADTLQQYCDKLDAMLAEREHKKHNIRDYTERGKESIYEIADKSLSFFQDKLSEEVCDNIEAFRGTDFKDYVEQNIPRIVKKNMERWIGLYGPHLDEALSALENELARGLSYYFNQQVRLVAEGAGGLKSSKAVFSLEARDISNVNLQAGAIAAVGSLGLLAIVGGVAMPLVSLAALPFLREKMLKEKLAAAKEEAIPAAKAQIVRAIGLLRQEVHKYIDQRTENIISNTEYAYEHILLKMRQDAEKEVLLKQEARSEAQQEIRMLTQGMEEIVKWKEQLLRNR
- a CDS encoding sigma factor-like helix-turn-helix DNA-binding protein, whose amino-acid sequence is MERLYELARLYDLYGGLLREKQRECLRLHIAEDFSLAEIGGELGITRQAAHDNIRRAERALAEMEEALGLCARQEAQERALAAICAELNALEEPITCAQVRAIAEKFEPYMEIDGKEAGE
- the ffh gene encoding signal recognition particle protein — encoded protein: MIFENLSDRLQGIFKKLRGHGKLTEDDVNDAMREVRMALLEADVNFKVVKDFVKRVKERAVGQEVLDTLTAAQAVIKIVDEELTALMGGTESRLNISPNPPTVIMLVGLQGSGKTTSAGKLALMLKKQGKRPLLVADDIYRPAAIKQLEVIGEKVEVPVFSQGQEDAVAIARAAIAHSASHANDVVIIDTAGRLQIDETLMQELRDIKAAVKPHEILLVVDAMTGQEAVNVAQSFDESLGLDGVIMTKLDGDARGGAALSIKAVTGCPVKFVGMGEKLDPLEVFHPDRMASRILGMGDVLSLVEKAQENFDLENAKKMEAKLRRNDFTLDDFLDQLQQVKKLGSLNSILGMIPGMGGLKKKLGDQEFDLDGKEMRQLEAIIRAMTPKERADITIINGSRRKRIAAGSGTRVQDVNKLLKQFGEMRKMMKKMKKMKGKGGMPSMPSLGGMGLPKMPFFK
- the rpsP gene encoding 30S ribosomal protein S16: MAVKIRLNRMGAKKNPFYRIVVADSRAPRDGRFIEILGNYDPSKQPAVVSIDEDKAIDWMKKGAQPTDTVRNILSKNGTMAKFAEAKRQKD
- a CDS encoding KH domain-containing protein, translating into MKEIVEVIAKSLVDHPEAVVVDETQDDQEIVLRLRVAEDDMGKVIGKQGRIAKALRSVVKAAATKENKRATVEIG
- a CDS encoding YlqD family protein, which produces MDSISIKVPVTVKAKLTEKLRAKMLKEMEEGLSRAELEIQQLGIQEKRVMQEAEQGELTPQAIQHINTIRQERQRRIDYIEETRAHQEELQKFVEGAEIVQGTLERQVEAKVGDDMRELMNVEILVEDDKIIAIRS
- the rimM gene encoding ribosome maturation factor RimM (Essential for efficient processing of 16S rRNA), translating into MTRLSPSVPDGRIVIGRVGAAHGIQGDLRIIPLTDFPERFDALREVMVGDELLHVERVKPQGKNILMRFREYAVREEAQKLTGRLLTVARADAAPLDEGEYYVFDIVGLTVCDEENNELGTVENVIRTGSNDVYAVRAEDGREILIPALRTAVLAIDVPGGRMTVRLPE
- the tsaE gene encoding tRNA (adenosine(37)-N6)-threonylcarbamoyltransferase complex ATPase subunit type 1 TsaE gives rise to the protein MLTCISHSPEETAHLASTIGKIIHEGTVICLDGELGVGKTLFVRALARTLGVESDVTSPTFNLMNIYEAACPIVHFDLYRIESEEELEDIGFYEYVDATEGIVLIEWAEKFPEALPEDRLEVRIDALDGEERQFIFAAEGEKSTALLEELNEIVDPEH
- the tsaB gene encoding tRNA (adenosine(37)-N6)-threonylcarbamoyltransferase complex dimerization subunit type 1 TsaB; this encodes MSILSIDTSSQVSSVAVLSAERVAAELSMQGALTHSETLMPHIGMALEMARVKKEELDGIAVSIGPGSFTGLRIGLAAAKMMAYALHIPLIAVPTLEALAHHTICEGVRLVPMMDAQKGNVYAQEFAWEAGAEGLTLREVHPLVILPLSEVLAGLAESQQPVLLLGDAMQKKTLTPLPRGVRIAPIHARMPRAACVGLAALTRLARGAVDDPVTIAPLYLRRSEAEVLWEKRHGTEGAP